A window of Polaromonas hydrogenivorans contains these coding sequences:
- a CDS encoding lipopolysaccharide biosynthesis protein: MKHTRKLYAQGVGIVTSALHHNHGSFIASSAAVQLLPLISAPIVSRLYSPTAFGAYAVFYALVVIIGSVASLAFHNAILLEEDDRAAVHAALLSFAATVATSAVLAMALFAMPEYWLRWAVGADTISILPLLPLTVMTSSGYMSLYTWCIRKGYYQQLARNKVILGVSTMLIQVSIGLMRLEAVGFVLANLLGYVLANFLLYRLFHIDISSSRPDMNFGSIKAQLKKYKELPLYSVPATLLNTLSSQLPEFMINKLFGAHQLGQYSLANRMVNMPLSFLASSIYDIFRQKASTEFTLSGSCKVTYGTFLALMILISVVLLVPTVLIVPELFPLIFGKQWNQSGYLIRVMVFLLAVRFISSPLSYIWIIRGKQKMDFLWQIGLFVISAAAFVFSHILFQSDSLPKALFMYSTMAGFWYAFCIYISFKYSK; encoded by the coding sequence TTGAAACACACACGAAAATTGTATGCGCAAGGTGTTGGAATCGTCACCTCAGCGCTACACCACAACCATGGCTCATTCATTGCCAGTTCGGCAGCAGTGCAACTGCTGCCTTTGATTTCCGCACCCATAGTATCCCGACTTTATTCACCGACAGCGTTTGGTGCTTATGCGGTATTTTATGCGCTGGTTGTCATCATAGGATCTGTAGCATCCTTGGCCTTTCATAATGCCATTTTGCTGGAAGAAGATGACCGTGCCGCTGTGCATGCGGCGCTCCTGTCCTTCGCTGCAACTGTTGCAACAAGTGCTGTACTGGCTATGGCTTTATTCGCGATGCCTGAATACTGGTTGCGTTGGGCAGTCGGTGCTGACACGATATCCATATTGCCTTTACTACCGTTGACCGTGATGACCTCAAGCGGCTACATGTCACTTTATACTTGGTGTATTCGTAAAGGATATTACCAGCAATTAGCCAGAAATAAGGTCATTCTTGGAGTCTCCACCATGCTGATCCAGGTTAGTATAGGTTTGATGAGGCTAGAGGCTGTCGGTTTTGTACTGGCTAATCTGCTAGGGTATGTCTTGGCGAATTTTCTACTTTATCGACTATTTCATATCGATATAAGTTCATCCAGACCAGACATGAATTTCGGATCCATCAAGGCACAACTCAAAAAATATAAAGAATTACCGCTTTACAGTGTGCCAGCGACCCTGCTCAACACCCTGAGTTCGCAATTGCCCGAGTTCATGATCAACAAGCTGTTTGGCGCACATCAGCTGGGGCAATATTCCTTGGCGAATCGCATGGTTAATATGCCTTTATCTTTCCTGGCCAGTTCGATATATGATATTTTTAGACAAAAAGCTTCAACTGAGTTTACTTTGTCAGGAAGTTGCAAAGTCACATATGGCACTTTTCTAGCATTGATGATATTGATTTCGGTGGTTTTGCTTGTGCCGACTGTATTGATTGTTCCAGAGCTTTTTCCTCTAATATTCGGCAAGCAATGGAATCAATCAGGCTATCTGATTCGTGTCATGGTTTTTCTGTTGGCTGTTCGTTTCATATCCTCGCCATTGAGTTATATATGGATAATCAGGGGAAAGCAGAAAATGGATTTTTTATGGCAAATCGGGCTTTTTGTAATAAGTGCTGCTGCTTTTGTATTTTCTCACATTTTATTTCAGAGTGATTCCTTGCCAAAAGCCCTCTTTATGTACAGCACCATGGCCGGTTTCTGGTATGCATTTTGCATTTACATTTCATTTAAATATTCAAAGTAA
- a CDS encoding N-acetyl sugar amidotransferase: MNYRENLHTDILHKHPHQECVRCVMDTSDPWIEFDEHGVCNHCKMYDSYIAELGTPDEKMSELNSLVAHLKNAGKGKEYDCIMGLSGGVDSSYLAWYAVKQLGLRPLAVHVDAGWNSELAVNNIQNIVQRLNLDLHTVVMDWEEIKDLQQAYFRSGTANLDVPQDHAFIASLYREARKYGIKDILSGGNMQTESILPAAWGYDAGDPKSLLAIHKKFGKHQLKHFPIHSTFDKLIYYPLIRKMRTHRPLEWIDYNKFAAKKILMKELGWRDYGGKHYESVFTKFFQAHYLPAKFGYDKRKAHLASLVVSGQMTKEEAKIELEFPLYNPIELNEDKIFWTKKLGLNMLEYERIMAESPRFYSDYPSNDNLYKWMRKNLHFLSGIYKKFR, encoded by the coding sequence ATGAACTACAGAGAAAATCTGCATACTGATATTTTGCATAAGCATCCACACCAGGAATGTGTTCGATGCGTGATGGATACATCCGATCCATGGATAGAATTCGATGAACATGGTGTTTGTAACCATTGCAAAATGTATGACAGCTATATCGCTGAATTAGGTACACCAGATGAGAAAATGAGCGAATTGAATTCGCTGGTTGCTCATTTAAAAAATGCTGGCAAGGGTAAAGAATACGACTGCATCATGGGACTTAGCGGAGGTGTGGACAGTTCCTACCTGGCTTGGTATGCGGTGAAACAGTTGGGGTTGAGACCGTTGGCCGTCCATGTGGATGCCGGCTGGAATTCGGAACTGGCGGTTAACAATATCCAGAATATAGTTCAGCGGCTAAATCTTGATTTGCATACTGTGGTGATGGACTGGGAGGAAATAAAGGATTTGCAGCAAGCCTATTTCCGTTCTGGAACTGCCAATCTTGACGTGCCGCAAGACCATGCCTTTATAGCTTCCCTCTACAGGGAGGCCAGGAAATATGGCATCAAGGATATTCTGAGCGGCGGTAATATGCAGACAGAATCAATTCTTCCTGCGGCATGGGGATATGATGCCGGTGATCCGAAAAGCCTGCTGGCAATCCATAAAAAATTTGGCAAGCATCAACTGAAGCACTTCCCGATACATTCAACATTTGATAAATTAATTTATTATCCACTAATCCGCAAGATGCGCACGCATCGGCCACTTGAGTGGATTGATTACAACAAATTCGCGGCAAAAAAAATATTGATGAAAGAGCTGGGCTGGCGCGATTATGGAGGCAAGCATTACGAATCAGTGTTCACGAAATTTTTTCAGGCTCATTATCTTCCCGCCAAGTTTGGATATGACAAGCGAAAAGCCCATCTGGCCAGTCTGGTGGTTTCCGGGCAGATGACAAAGGAGGAAGCAAAAATCGAGTTGGAATTTCCTCTTTATAATCCAATTGAATTAAATGAAGATAAAATATTCTGGACAAAAAAGCTAGGATTAAACATGCTGGAATATGAAAGAATCATGGCCGAGTCACCAAGATTTTATAGCGATTATCCTAGCAATGACAATTTATATAAATGGATGCGTAAAAATCTGCATTTTCTGAGTGGCATCTACAAAAAATTCAGATAA
- a CDS encoding glycosyltransferase — MNSKANLHLFLSEVLTETRLFKEAEFTLSRQIFDRVVVLGLWKSPLDTTEKTDYGLEIVRKKTLLRKYKNSYLITSLTYLRKLLAALSLIEYLFAAISISLKLRPSHVSCHNLNLLPVAWISAIVVNAKLIYVPHELETERTGLHGIAKHFNRFIEWMFVRSCKAVIVVCQPIAEWYISNYRMRNVFVIRNMPNLANISNTTNEVNLFRSEFHINDENPIYIYQGVLERERGVDGLVSYFSRHKNKHLVLMGYGDMEPEIREVSANLNNIHYKPAVDMQDIVKYTSNADYGLFVVNGSLSLSYKYCLPNKFFEYLHAGIPVVVSRNMTYLSSIVESLGLGLVLEQGDLSLLDAIEKVDYLDMVKNIVAYRKTCFWECDAVIYSQVYS; from the coding sequence ATGAATAGCAAAGCCAATTTGCATCTTTTCCTGTCAGAGGTACTTACCGAGACAAGGCTCTTCAAAGAAGCAGAATTCACTCTGTCAAGACAAATTTTTGACAGGGTGGTTGTCCTTGGCCTTTGGAAAAGTCCACTTGATACTACCGAGAAGACGGACTACGGTTTGGAAATCGTTCGCAAAAAAACCCTGCTCAGAAAATATAAAAACTCATATTTGATAACCAGCTTAACTTATCTTAGAAAACTTTTGGCCGCATTGAGTTTGATTGAATATCTTTTTGCTGCCATTTCTATATCATTAAAGCTGAGGCCATCACATGTCAGCTGCCATAATTTAAATCTGCTTCCTGTGGCTTGGATTTCTGCGATAGTGGTTAATGCTAAATTGATTTATGTCCCGCATGAACTGGAGACGGAAAGAACAGGATTGCATGGTATTGCAAAACATTTTAATAGGTTCATTGAGTGGATGTTTGTACGGTCTTGTAAAGCGGTGATTGTTGTTTGCCAGCCTATCGCTGAATGGTACATCAGTAATTACAGGATGCGGAATGTTTTTGTAATTCGAAATATGCCGAATTTGGCTAATATTTCAAATACAACGAATGAAGTTAATTTATTTCGTTCCGAGTTTCATATAAATGATGAAAATCCGATATACATATACCAGGGTGTTTTGGAGAGGGAACGGGGGGTTGACGGTCTTGTCAGTTATTTCTCCCGGCATAAAAACAAGCATCTGGTACTAATGGGTTATGGTGATATGGAACCGGAAATTCGTGAAGTGAGTGCGAATTTGAATAATATTCATTATAAGCCAGCGGTTGACATGCAGGATATTGTGAAATATACATCTAACGCGGACTATGGATTGTTTGTGGTTAACGGATCGCTTTCGCTGAGTTATAAATATTGCCTGCCTAATAAATTTTTTGAATACCTCCATGCTGGCATTCCGGTGGTGGTTTCCAGGAATATGACTTATTTGTCATCAATTGTTGAATCTTTGGGTTTAGGGCTGGTCTTGGAGCAAGGGGATTTGAGCTTGCTTGATGCTATTGAAAAAGTCGATTACCTGGATATGGTAAAAAATATTGTTGCCTACAGGAAGACATGCTTTTGGGAGTGTGATGCAGTGATCTATTCACAAGTTTATTCATGA
- the asnB gene encoding asparagine synthase (glutamine-hydrolyzing) encodes MCGIFGIFKACQPGDGALEKMIDFGLDVLGSRGPDGHGVAQEQFGGFDAVLAHTRLSIIDLSEHGHQPMLDEASNWCITYNGEIYNYLEIGEELRALGWTFHGHSDTEVLLKGWAQWGLDALNRFNGMFAFAAFNRASGDIWLVRDRFGVKPLLWGNLPDGGLVFSSSVAAVARLVSADVDVAYCARGVRYKAFEVPGSETPFNGVNSVPAGGWLRIQLSDAGLKMAQGRWYDLKKAVACRVSSIESRTDEDVLEECRQLLEDSVRIRLRSDVPVAVSLSGGLDSSCIAAHASRNIRDLKGFTYGSPDALSSEGPVVAAFSQKVGVTAAYIWPLHDARALDELLERSLTFQEAPFGGLSVLAQNEVFRTVRQAGFKVLLGGQGGDEIFAGYRKFFVVATRDALNRRDIGGAVRLVYSLGLMLLHEVAQARVYWQGLSRYSNKTSFGFSLLDWHSPSVNLWGSAQGTLSERQMDDIQQWSIPSLLRFEDRNSMGHGVETRLPFMDYRLVELALALPARLKIARGYGKWTLRRITDGVVPDLVRLNRKKRGFDVTQSWIEGGIGASLRARIDEHRNILAPYMKKNVNYGQLLSDSALVQDRNLLDEALMLAWLAKPVRLPDLHRTDA; translated from the coding sequence ATGTGTGGAATTTTTGGTATTTTTAAGGCATGTCAACCGGGTGATGGTGCGTTGGAAAAAATGATCGACTTCGGGCTGGATGTACTTGGCTCGCGCGGCCCCGATGGTCATGGTGTTGCTCAGGAGCAATTCGGTGGATTTGATGCGGTTCTCGCGCACACACGGCTCTCGATCATCGATCTCTCAGAGCATGGCCACCAGCCCATGCTGGATGAAGCATCGAACTGGTGCATCACCTACAACGGCGAGATTTACAACTATCTCGAAATTGGCGAGGAGTTGCGCGCGCTAGGCTGGACGTTTCATGGACATAGCGACACTGAGGTTCTGCTGAAGGGCTGGGCTCAGTGGGGGCTGGATGCGCTGAACCGCTTCAATGGCATGTTCGCCTTTGCCGCCTTCAATCGTGCGTCTGGCGATATTTGGCTTGTCCGCGACCGTTTTGGTGTCAAGCCCTTGCTGTGGGGGAATTTGCCCGATGGAGGCCTGGTTTTTTCATCCTCGGTTGCCGCGGTTGCCAGGCTTGTGTCGGCCGACGTTGACGTTGCATACTGCGCCCGCGGCGTTCGCTACAAGGCCTTCGAAGTGCCGGGCTCCGAGACGCCGTTCAATGGCGTCAACTCGGTGCCGGCGGGCGGATGGCTGCGAATTCAGCTTTCGGATGCCGGGCTGAAGATGGCGCAGGGTCGTTGGTACGATCTCAAGAAAGCAGTGGCCTGCAGGGTTTCAAGCATCGAATCCCGCACCGATGAGGACGTGCTGGAGGAATGCCGGCAGCTGCTCGAAGACTCTGTTCGGATCAGGCTGCGCAGCGATGTGCCGGTGGCTGTGTCGTTGAGCGGCGGTTTGGACTCCTCTTGCATCGCCGCACACGCTTCGCGCAATATTCGTGACCTGAAGGGCTTCACCTATGGTTCGCCCGATGCCTTGAGTTCGGAAGGCCCTGTGGTCGCCGCGTTTTCGCAGAAAGTGGGCGTCACCGCCGCGTACATCTGGCCCCTGCACGACGCGCGTGCGCTGGACGAGTTGCTGGAGCGCTCGTTGACATTTCAGGAGGCGCCGTTCGGTGGGCTCAGTGTGCTTGCGCAAAACGAGGTGTTCCGGACGGTTCGGCAGGCTGGTTTCAAGGTCTTGCTGGGTGGGCAAGGCGGTGACGAGATTTTTGCCGGATACCGCAAGTTCTTTGTCGTGGCGACGCGGGATGCCCTGAACCGTCGTGACATCGGTGGTGCGGTTCGTCTTGTCTATTCTCTGGGGCTCATGCTGCTCCATGAAGTCGCTCAGGCACGGGTGTACTGGCAGGGGCTGAGTCGCTACAGCAACAAAACGAGTTTCGGGTTCAGCTTGCTGGATTGGCATTCGCCATCCGTGAACCTGTGGGGGAGTGCGCAGGGCACACTTTCCGAACGCCAGATGGATGACATCCAGCAGTGGAGCATTCCCAGCCTGCTTCGTTTCGAGGATCGCAATTCGATGGGGCATGGCGTTGAGACCCGCCTGCCATTCATGGACTATCGATTGGTTGAACTGGCGTTGGCATTGCCTGCCAGGCTCAAGATCGCCAGAGGCTACGGTAAATGGACGCTAAGGCGCATCACCGATGGCGTGGTTCCAGACCTGGTTCGCCTTAATCGCAAAAAGCGGGGGTTTGACGTTACCCAGTCCTGGATCGAGGGCGGCATCGGTGCAAGTCTTCGTGCCCGTATAGATGAGCACCGAAACATCCTGGCACCTTATATGAAGAAAAATGTGAATTACGGCCAGTTGCTGTCGGATTCGGCCTTGGTGCAGGATAGAAACCTTCTGGACGAGGCGCTGATGCTGGCGTGGCTTGCCAAACCAGTGCGCTTGCCAGATCTGCATCGGACCGATGCATGA
- a CDS encoding glycosyltransferase family 4 protein, with product MTRVCHLSSAHCGLDVRIFFKECVSLAEAGFDTHLVINATPLEVEKAAVKGVKLHPLRPISGRFSRMVQQAWQCYKLGKHLDADIYHFHDAELIPYGILLSLAGKKVIYDVHEDLPKDILSKDWIPRWARGKVAGAAGVLEHLGARSFFSIATATPFIARRFRLMNPKSMDINNYPLPDELARALAPVARKRQVCYVGGICRVRGIRPLIEALPLLPDMRLVLCGRFSEADFERELCALPGWGQVDYLGYVDRDTVGKVMAESMAGAVTLFPVPNYLDSLPIKMFEYMAAELPVIASDFPLWRQIINDADAGLCVDPQSPAAIASAIRRLADDPALIEHMGKSGRQAVLSSYNWPTEADKLIKFYKDLM from the coding sequence ATGACGCGAGTTTGTCACCTGTCATCAGCGCATTGCGGGCTTGACGTTCGCATCTTTTTCAAAGAGTGCGTGTCGCTGGCGGAGGCTGGTTTTGACACCCATCTTGTGATCAATGCGACGCCTCTGGAGGTTGAAAAGGCGGCAGTGAAAGGTGTGAAACTGCATCCCTTGAGGCCTATTTCGGGGCGTTTTTCGCGCATGGTCCAGCAAGCCTGGCAGTGTTACAAGCTCGGCAAGCACCTCGATGCGGATATTTATCACTTCCATGATGCCGAATTGATTCCTTACGGCATCTTGCTTTCGCTGGCAGGCAAGAAGGTCATTTACGACGTGCATGAGGATCTGCCCAAAGACATCCTTTCCAAGGACTGGATTCCGCGCTGGGCGCGCGGGAAGGTAGCCGGTGCGGCAGGTGTACTGGAGCACCTGGGCGCGAGAAGCTTCTTCTCGATTGCAACCGCAACACCTTTCATCGCCAGGCGCTTCAGGCTTATGAACCCGAAGTCCATGGACATCAACAACTATCCGCTGCCAGATGAGCTTGCCCGGGCGCTTGCGCCGGTTGCCCGGAAAAGGCAGGTTTGTTATGTCGGGGGGATTTGCCGCGTCCGGGGCATCCGGCCTTTGATTGAAGCTTTGCCCTTGTTGCCAGATATGCGCCTGGTCCTGTGTGGCCGGTTTTCAGAAGCAGATTTCGAGCGCGAGCTGTGTGCGCTGCCTGGATGGGGGCAGGTTGATTACTTGGGCTACGTTGATCGGGATACCGTGGGCAAGGTCATGGCGGAATCAATGGCAGGAGCGGTCACGCTATTCCCAGTTCCAAATTACCTGGATTCGTTACCCATCAAAATGTTCGAATACATGGCGGCGGAACTGCCGGTCATTGCATCAGACTTTCCGCTATGGCGGCAGATCATCAATGATGCTGACGCCGGGCTGTGTGTCGATCCGCAATCACCCGCAGCCATCGCGTCGGCAATTCGCCGGCTGGCCGATGATCCGGCGCTTATTGAGCACATGGGAAAGTCGGGGCGCCAGGCGGTGTTGAGCAGCTACAACTGGCCGACTGAAGCGGACAAGCTGATCAAGTTCTACAAAGACCTGATGTGA
- a CDS encoding glycosyltransferase family 4 protein — protein sequence MTDKNHQKLFIFDHASYLPNGSSPQRHYALARELLGMGIKTTLIGSGFDHRSGRNIKFDGLSLWKSQIVDEVRYVWLRLPVYKGFKARVLNMIFYPLLAILCFLSGYLGRPKCVVGSSPHLFAALGANAVAFLAGTRFVLEIRDLWPDSAVDVLGLNRKNPFVFAMRVVEKHLFCSADRVISVLPGIARYVNDKKFPIKRHPVWIPNGVDLGNFPATISYASRVEGQVVYFGAIGPANKLDMLLRIWVEIEKISSHMSLQIIGDGPSLPGIVSQCRELGLKRVKFLGFCKDKCELYSIASKASAFVLAVPVRRIYEYGVSMNKIPEYLALGRPLIYLGYGLDENLGSKPFALAINDADDQKTACRIVEFVAHAAGQEGMMKDARLLAEQMYSYTSLAKHFYQACMDCVPIKS from the coding sequence ATGACTGATAAAAATCATCAGAAGCTTTTTATTTTTGACCATGCATCCTATTTACCCAATGGAAGCTCTCCGCAGCGGCACTATGCGCTGGCCCGTGAACTTCTCGGGATGGGCATTAAAACCACGTTAATCGGATCAGGCTTTGACCATAGGTCAGGAAGAAACATAAAATTTGATGGTTTAAGTCTTTGGAAAAGCCAGATAGTTGACGAGGTCAGATATGTATGGCTTCGATTGCCAGTCTATAAAGGGTTCAAGGCACGGGTTCTGAACATGATTTTTTATCCGCTGCTCGCCATTTTATGTTTTTTATCTGGTTATTTGGGGCGGCCAAAATGTGTTGTTGGGTCATCGCCTCATTTGTTTGCAGCACTGGGGGCAAATGCGGTGGCCTTCCTGGCTGGAACAAGATTTGTTTTGGAAATACGGGATTTGTGGCCTGACTCTGCTGTGGATGTGCTTGGGTTGAATCGTAAAAATCCATTCGTTTTCGCCATGAGAGTGGTTGAGAAACATTTATTTTGTTCAGCAGATCGCGTGATCAGTGTATTGCCCGGAATAGCCAGGTATGTGAACGATAAGAAATTTCCGATAAAGCGCCATCCGGTCTGGATTCCCAATGGAGTTGATCTGGGGAATTTTCCCGCCACAATCAGCTATGCAAGTCGGGTTGAAGGGCAAGTCGTCTATTTTGGTGCAATCGGACCCGCAAACAAGCTGGATATGCTGCTGCGTATATGGGTGGAGATTGAAAAAATCTCAAGCCATATGTCTTTGCAAATTATAGGAGATGGACCTTCGTTGCCGGGAATCGTTTCTCAATGCCGTGAACTTGGCTTGAAAAGAGTGAAATTCCTTGGTTTTTGCAAGGATAAATGTGAACTTTATTCGATAGCATCCAAGGCTTCTGCTTTTGTTCTTGCAGTTCCTGTACGCCGTATTTATGAGTATGGCGTCAGCATGAACAAGATTCCTGAATATCTGGCCCTTGGGCGGCCTCTGATTTACCTTGGCTACGGACTGGATGAAAATCTTGGTTCAAAGCCCTTTGCCCTGGCGATTAATGATGCGGACGATCAGAAAACCGCATGCAGGATTGTTGAGTTCGTCGCTCATGCCGCAGGCCAGGAAGGAATGATGAAGGATGCGCGTCTTTTGGCCGAGCAAATGTATTCATACACAAGCTTGGCAAAGCACTTTTATCAGGCTTGCATGGACTGTGTCCCAATCAAGTCATAA
- a CDS encoding choice-of-anchor Q domain-containing protein: MQKPTALAIRTTLIKSPAHPFSSPRISRTLRSAAILVAATSTLTAFGATEYGNRWQRHRNTQTATTTTTTATPTPTTTTTTTPTTTTTATPTTTTTATTTATASANNYYVATTGSDSNPGTQAAPFRTIKKAASVVKPGTTVHVAPGTYAETITTTVNGTASARIRYVSDTKWGAKIVPASTAESMWKADGGYTDIDGFQVDGSGSSTATIGMRLTGGNSSIKNSWVHHVGVNAQCNSNGGAGMLADQGRGQTFSNYDFTGNTVHDVGGSCGWFHGIYHSSTGTVKNNMVYASGQGINMGHDSHNVKVVNNTIFGNANYGIWYGGCTEAYTSSNCPISGHEVHNNIIYDNGGGIQGPIASEDGSNSFKNNLVYRNTRNFDLSPNSLNQVSSMPSVDPQFTNYIRTGGGNYHLKSTSPAIDKGLATNAPLIDLDGTPRPRGAAVDIGAYEY, translated from the coding sequence ATGCAAAAACCTACCGCGCTCGCCATTCGAACTACCTTGATCAAATCACCTGCCCACCCTTTTTCAAGTCCTCGAATTTCACGTACCTTGCGCAGCGCGGCCATCCTGGTTGCGGCGACAAGCACCCTGACCGCTTTTGGCGCCACCGAATACGGCAACAGATGGCAACGCCACCGTAACACCCAAACCGCCACAACCACAACCACGACAGCAACGCCAACGCCAACCACAACTACGACGACGACACCAACCACAACCACGACAGCAACGCCAACCACCACCACAACGGCCACCACCACGGCCACGGCCAGCGCCAATAACTATTACGTTGCGACCACGGGTTCCGACTCCAATCCGGGTACGCAGGCAGCGCCCTTCCGCACCATCAAGAAGGCGGCGAGCGTGGTCAAGCCTGGAACCACGGTCCATGTCGCGCCCGGCACTTACGCCGAAACCATTACCACCACGGTCAACGGCACGGCATCGGCCAGAATCCGTTATGTGTCAGACACGAAATGGGGCGCGAAAATCGTGCCCGCCAGCACTGCGGAATCGATGTGGAAAGCCGATGGTGGTTATACCGATATCGACGGATTCCAGGTTGATGGAAGCGGCAGCAGTACAGCCACCATCGGAATGCGCCTCACGGGTGGCAACTCCTCAATCAAGAACAGCTGGGTTCATCACGTCGGAGTCAATGCGCAATGCAATAGTAACGGCGGCGCTGGCATGCTGGCCGACCAGGGCAGAGGCCAAACTTTCAGTAATTATGATTTCACCGGAAATACTGTTCATGACGTAGGTGGCAGTTGCGGCTGGTTCCACGGCATTTATCACTCTTCCACCGGAACCGTAAAGAACAACATGGTTTATGCATCCGGGCAAGGCATTAACATGGGGCATGACTCCCATAATGTAAAAGTCGTGAACAACACCATCTTTGGAAACGCCAATTATGGCATCTGGTACGGCGGTTGCACGGAAGCCTACACCAGCAGCAACTGCCCGATATCCGGCCATGAAGTTCACAACAACATTATTTATGATAACGGTGGGGGTATTCAAGGACCTATCGCCTCCGAAGATGGAAGTAATTCCTTCAAAAACAACCTTGTCTATCGCAACACCAGAAACTTTGACCTTTCACCCAACTCGCTGAATCAGGTTTCAAGCATGCCAAGTGTCGATCCCCAGTTCACCAACTATATCCGTACAGGCGGTGGAAACTATCACCTGAAGAGCACCTCACCCGCCATTGACAAGGGACTTGCCACCAATGCACCGCTCATTGATCTTGATGGTACGCCACGGCCACGTGGTGCGGCAGTCGATATTGGCGCTTATGAGTATTAA